A segment of the Alistipes communis genome:
CGCGCGCGACCTTCACCGTTGCCTCCGGCAGCAGCCCTTTCGCTGCTGCGGGACGCAGCACGTAGAGCGTGCTGTCGGGGAAGTCGAAGCCGTTGAGCGCGAACCGTCCCTCCTTGTCGATCGGCGCCTGCAACGAGTAGTGCCACCGCGGCGCGATCATCCGCATCTCGTAGCGGTCGAGCTTCTTCTTCCTGTTCCACAGTCCGCCCTTGTTGATCCGCCCCGCGATCTCCTGCCCGACTTCGAGCGGGTAGGCCGGCGTCGCATACTCGCCCCGTACCGCGGCCGGCACGTCGTAGCGCCGCCATCCCTGCGTGAGCAGCAGTGCGTCGAGCGCCGCGACCCGTGCGGCGTCCCGCCCCTCGAAGTACCAGTCGGGCGTCTCGATCGTACCCCGCAGTTCGGAAGTGAGCAGCAGCGTCGAATAGATGCTGCCCGACATCGCCGAGGGCACCGCCGCACGATCCGTCACCGCGATCGAGAAGTCGCCCGCGGCAGGACCTCCGTCGGGATCGGTCGCCGAGACGGCGAGCGTGACCTTCGTCCGCTGTTTCAACGAACCCCGCACCTGCATGTCGGTCGTCGCAAGTTCTTCGCCCCGATTGAAGACCAGACGCTCGGAGAGCGCGTTGCCCGCCTTGTCCAGCAGCAGAATTTGCAGCACCCCGCCCGGCAGCTTGTCGCGCTTGAAGATCAGCGACGGAAGATCGTCGTTCCACTCTCGGAAGTAGCACAGATTGCCGCGGCAATGGACGAGCAGCCGCAACCCCTTCGGCAGAGGACGACCCGACTGCACCATCACCGTAAAGTCCCGTTCGGTCTGCAATACGCGAAGCACGCAGGCGAGATTGTTCGATGCGGGCAGGTCGAAGCGTTCGGTCTTTCCGCCCTCCATCGTGCATTCGGCGTAGTAGCGTTCACCCGTGTGGGCTGTGAAGCGCAGAGAGCCCATGCCGCCGTGAAGCGTGCGAAGCGTGTCGACCACCTCCTCGCGGTCATTCTTCACCACGCCCGCGACCTCGACCGACCCGCCGTCGTCTCCCAGTGCCTTGAAGGCCACGCAGCAGTCGTAGCCGTCGATCAGGTAGCCCCCTTCGGGGAAGAACGAGACGTCGAAGTCCGAGACTTTGCGCACCGAGGTGTTGCGCTGCGTCCTGCGGCTCTCCCGATAGGGCCGGATCGTGAGCGGCTTCTTGAAGAAGTACTCCGGCCCCGGATTGCGCATGTAGAGCGTATAGGCCGTAAGCGAGTAGTCCCCGAAGCGTTCCAATGACTGCGTGGGAAGGTAGCCGCTGTACACGCTGTCGCGCGACAGGAGTTTGATCCGCCGCACCAGCGACCCGCGGTCGTCGCGAAGCTCCACGTAGACGTAGCGGCTCGCGGCAACGGGACGGTGCGTCGCCGCATCGGCGCAGTGCGCGCGAAGCCAGATCGTATCCCCCGCGATATACGAATCCTTGTCCGTCGATACATGAAGCTTCTCCTGCGGGTAATGCTCGATCTGCTCAATGAACGGGTTCGCGTAAAGCGACGGCTGGGCGGTCGAGCGGTATGCCGTGAGAAAGAGGGCGGCGCATACCAACGGTAGGATATATCCAGCGGATTTCATCGTTCGGTGGGTTGAGTATCCGAAAGTTAATCGATTTTTCCGAAAAAAACAAACGCATCTCCGCAGAAAGATCCCTGCGATGTTTCGTGTCGCCGATCCGACGTCGCCGTTCGGTGCGGGCCGGAGAGCCTCCGTTCCATGCGGCGGAATGCCGTTTGACGAGCCCGTACGGCCCTTACGCTGCCGTCGGACACGAAATGCACGTTAAAAATAGCAGAGGTGTTTTGCGGAGAGATGTAAGTAAAGACCGATTCTGCGCTTCCGGTCTGCGGAGCGGGGGCGGCGAAGATGTGGTTTCGGTCTGTTTTTCGTTCGGAGAGGGTGAAAAAGGAGGGCACGGTTTTCGTGTTCCGTGAAAAATTTATACCTTTGAAAAGTTAAAATACGACGAAACCGATGGATTTGAAAACGCTTCGTGCGGAACTGCAAAAGCTCGCGGCATTGGCCGAAGGATGGGATGCTTCGCACGAAATAGCTGATATAGAACGCGATCTGGCGCTCGGAAAATTGCGGGAACTTTACGATGCCGTGCGTTTCGGCCTGGATTCGGCGGTGCAGCCGTCCGTAGAGGACGAGTTGTCGCCCGTCGACCTGCCGCCCATGGAGATCGACCTCGACGCCGTGATCCCGCTGACGGCGATGAGCGAGCCGTTCGGAGCGGATCCGGCCGCTGCGCCGTTGGAAGAACCGACGATCGCGCCGCCCGTTGTGGAATCGCCTGTCGCCGGCCCGTCCGAGGCGCCGTTCGCCGCCGCTCCGGCGGTAGAGCCGGTCGGAACGCCGGCCGAAGTTCCGGCGGAGATGCCTGCCGAGACAGCGGTTCCTGCCGAAATCCCTTTGCAGGCGCCTGCGGAGGCGCCGGTGGAAGAACGTACCGAGATTCCCGCGGAGGCGGTCGAAGGTACTGTCGGCGCTCCCGTCGTGGAGCCGACGGTCGATCCGATCGGCGAGATTCCTGCGGAAGCGGTTGCAACGGTATCGGAACCGTCGGACGCAACGGATTCGGAGGGGGCGCCCGTCGTCGCCGAGGCTCCCGCCGTCGTTGCCGAGCCGCTGAGCCTTTTCGAACTCGATCCCGTGGATGTGAAACGCGCCAAGCACCGCGTCGTCCTGTCGCTTTACGGCGATACGGACTCCGTGACTCCGGCGCCGGGGAAGGTCGAGCCGGCTGCGGAAGAGCGGCCGGTTCCGCCTCCGCAGGCCGTTCCGGCCGTTTCACCCTCGTCGGCGGATGTTCCGCAGGAGGAGCCTGCGGCGACTTCCGTTCCGGTCGGGGGGGCGGGGCATCGCGCCGTACCGGCCGAAAACGGAGCGGCCGTGCTGGGCGAGACGCTCAATTCGGACGTGAAGACCGTCTCGGATCTGATCGCCGTGACGACCCCTCCGGCGGCCGTCGGGCAGGAGCCGGTGGCCGACCTGCGGCAGGCGTTGTGCAACAACGACCGTTTCCTGCTGGCCCGCGACCTCTTCGGCGGCGATATGGATGCCTGCGGGCGGACGATCGACCGGCTCAACGAGTTCGACGATCTGGACGAGTGCATGATCTACATCGCCGAGAATTTCGACTGGAATCCCAACTCCGACGGAGCGAAGCTGCTGGTCGATCTGATCGAACGAAAACTGGCCTGAACGCATGTCGAAACTCTACATCGTCCCCACGCCGATCGGCAATCTCGACGATATCACGCTGCGTGCCGTCCGTGTATTGCGCGAAGTGGACCTGATTCTGGCCGAGGATACCCGAACTTCGTCGGTGCTGCTCCGGCATCTGGGGATCGAAAAGCGCCTCCATGCGCACCATAAGTTCAACGAACACGCCACGGCGGCCGTCGTGGCCGAGACGATCGCTGCGGGACGCACCGTGGCGCTGATCTCCGACGCCGGAACGCCGGGTATCTCCGATCCGGGATTCCTGCTGGTGCGCACCTGCGTCGAACAGGGGATCGAGGTGGAGACGCTGCCGGGGGCGACGGCCTGCATTCCGGCGCTGGTGCAGAGCGGCTTTCCCTGCGACCGTTTCTGTTTCGAGGGATTCCTGCCCCAGAAAAAGGGGCGCAACAAGCGTTTGCAGGAGCTCGCCTCGGAGGAGCGGACGATGGTCTTCTACGAATCGCCCTACCGCGTGGTGAAGTGTCTCGAACAATTCGTGGAGACGTTCGGGGCCGAACGACCGGTGTCCGTGTCGCGCGAGCTGACCAAGAAGTTCGAGCAGACCGTGCGCGGAACGGCGGGCGAAGTGCTGGAGCATTTCCGGCGGACGGAGCCGCGCGGCGAGTTCGTGCTGGTGGTCGCCGGCCGTCCCAAGGCGGGAAAAGCGCGGCGCGACGAATCCGAAAACGAAGAGTACGATGAACGATAACGAAACAAGCCTGCAACACAACGGCCGGCCTGCCCGGCATTCGTGGTGGGAGAGCCTGCGCGACGACCTGGCCGACCGTTTCAGCCTCTCGGAGGACAGTGCGCGGCAGGAGGAGACGGTGGACATGATCTGCCGCGGCGTCGAATTCCGCGGGACGAATCTCTGGGTGCTGATCTTCGCCACGATGATCGCTTCGCTGGGGCTGAACGTCAACTCGGCGGCCGTCATCATCGGCGCGATGCTCGTTTCGCCGCTCATGGGGCCGATCATGGGTGTCGGCCTGTCGCTCGGGA
Coding sequences within it:
- the rsmI gene encoding 16S rRNA (cytidine(1402)-2'-O)-methyltransferase; amino-acid sequence: MSKLYIVPTPIGNLDDITLRAVRVLREVDLILAEDTRTSSVLLRHLGIEKRLHAHHKFNEHATAAVVAETIAAGRTVALISDAGTPGISDPGFLLVRTCVEQGIEVETLPGATACIPALVQSGFPCDRFCFEGFLPQKKGRNKRLQELASEERTMVFYESPYRVVKCLEQFVETFGAERPVSVSRELTKKFEQTVRGTAGEVLEHFRRTEPRGEFVLVVAGRPKAGKARRDESENEEYDER